The genomic interval CAGCCAAAGGAAGATCTCCAGGAAGTTAAAATTGTAGCCAGGAAAAAACTGGTCGAATATAAAACAGACCGGATCGTCTTTAATGTGGAAAATAGTATTTCAGCTTCAGGAGGTAATGCAGTAAGTGCAATTGGGGCAGCTCCCGGTGTAATGGTTTTAAATAATGCTATCAGCATATTGGGTAAAGGGGCTGCCCGTGTGATGGTGAATGGCAGATTAATTGAATTAACCGGGGATGATTTGATCAATTATCTGAACTCCATAGCTGCGACTGATATTGCCAGTGTCGAAGTGATCACTAATCCGCCTGCTAAATATGAAGCTGGTGGAAACGGGGGCCTGATTAATATCATATTAAAGAAGGGTGCCCTGAATTCCTGGAAAAACACGACCAGTACAACTTACGACCAAAGTACTTATAGTTTTTACACTTTACGCGATAATTTCCTGTACAACAAAAATAAGATCAGGTTAGCTATGAATATTGGTGGGAAATTGGGAAATCTGAAAGAAACAGAAAACTTAAACACTTATTATCCAAATGGTCTCTGGGAATTAAGCCGGGTGGGAAAGCAGCAACAGCATAATATTTCTGGCGGTATGGTATTTGATTATGATATTTCTGATCGCACTACCCTGGGTATACAATATATGGGGAATCAGGATAATCCGGATTCAAAAAGCCTGACCACTATCAAGATCAGAAATACGACCCATCAAATTGATTCTCTTTTAATTAATGATGGATTATATAAGCTGAGCAATTCAGGCCATACTTACAATGCGCATGTGATTACGAAACTGGATACGGCTGGCAGAAAGTTATCAGTTGATCTTGATTACTTCATTTACAGTTCAAAAATCGACAATAACTTCGTAACCAGCGCTTATTTGCCGGATATGAATTTTCTGAATACCAATCAGTCTGCCATAAACCTTTCCGAACAGAACATTCATAATACCAGTATAAAAGTAGATATGGAACATCCGCTGAAATTCATAAACCTGTCTTATGGTGCTAAAATGAGTTTTATCACTAGCAAGGCCGATCTTTCTTATTACAATAAGATTAGTGGAGACGCTGTTTTAGATAAAAATCAATCCAATGAATTTGAATACCAGGAAAATAACCAGTCATTCTATGTAAACGGGATTAAAAATCTGGGTAGCCAGTTCAGTTTTCAAATCGGTTTAAGAATGGAAAATATCCAGACTAAGGGGTATTCAGGTACCAAAGATCAAACCACAGTGAATAACTATTTAAGGTTATTTCCAACCTTTTATCTTTCGTATAAAAAAGATGAAAATAATAGTTTTTTATTCAATTATGGACGAAGGGTTAACAGGCCGGTCTTCAGAGATTTAAACCCATTCCGTGCCTATTTAAATAGCAAGAGTTATTCGGAAGGAAATCCATTTTTACAACCTTCTTATAATGATAATTTTGATTTTACTTATGTATATAAAGGAAACCTGAGAACAAACTTATTCTTTAATATCACAACTGATGGATTTGGGGTGGTGTTTAATTCAGATCCTGTGACAAATATTCAAATCATCAGCAGACAAAATTATTTCAAAGAATACTATTATGGAATTGGTGAAAGCTACACAGTGAATGTTATCCCATGGTGGCAAAGTCAAAACTCAGCTTATCTGCTGGGTTCAAAAAGTGTTTTTAATGCGCTGGTGAGGGCAACGCCAAAAAATAGCGGACAGTTGTATTTTACCACGAATAATACATTTTCATTAAGTGCGGCTACCAAAATACAGGCAGATTATTTTTACAGTTCTTCTGTGAAAAGGGGATTGTATGAAACCGGACAGTTATCCGGATTAAACCTTGGAATTAAGCAAAGCATCTTTAAAAACAAGCTTCAGTTATCCATGCTTTTGAATGATGTGTTTAATACGGCTTATCTGAAGGATTACACTTCTGTAGTGAATGGCATAAAACAGGTTTATGGCCAGAATAACAGCAGCAGGTTTTTCAGATTTTCTTTAACTTATAGCTTTGGAAATGATAAAGTGAGTG from Pedobacter sp. WC2423 carries:
- a CDS encoding outer membrane beta-barrel protein, with the protein product MKTIILYALLMLPLWAQSQVQLKGNVKGNNEPIVWANVILTDTAGKVITGALTKEDGSFELKLKNGSYQLKISYLEFTAWEKSIQIAKDTDLGVIILQPKEDLQEVKIVARKKLVEYKTDRIVFNVENSISASGGNAVSAIGAAPGVMVLNNAISILGKGAARVMVNGRLIELTGDDLINYLNSIAATDIASVEVITNPPAKYEAGGNGGLINIILKKGALNSWKNTTSTTYDQSTYSFYTLRDNFLYNKNKIRLAMNIGGKLGNLKETENLNTYYPNGLWELSRVGKQQQHNISGGMVFDYDISDRTTLGIQYMGNQDNPDSKSLTTIKIRNTTHQIDSLLINDGLYKLSNSGHTYNAHVITKLDTAGRKLSVDLDYFIYSSKIDNNFVTSAYLPDMNFLNTNQSAINLSEQNIHNTSIKVDMEHPLKFINLSYGAKMSFITSKADLSYYNKISGDAVLDKNQSNEFEYQENNQSFYVNGIKNLGSQFSFQIGLRMENIQTKGYSGTKDQTTVNNYLRLFPTFYLSYKKDENNSFLFNYGRRVNRPVFRDLNPFRAYLNSKSYSEGNPFLQPSYNDNFDFTYVYKGNLRTNLFFNITTDGFGVVFNSDPVTNIQIISRQNYFKEYYYGIGESYTVNVIPWWQSQNSAYLLGSKSVFNALVRATPKNSGQLYFTTNNTFSLSAATKIQADYFYSSSVKRGLYETGQLSGLNLGIKQSIFKNKLQLSMLLNDVFNTAYLKDYTSVVNGIKQVYGQNNSSRFFRFSLTYSFGNDKVSVKQRSTGNEDERRRTN